The sequence TATTTTGGAAGAGGGGGACAAGGTGCTCTTGCCAGCTCCTGCCTACCCAGGATATGAGCCGATTGTCAATCTAGTTGGGGCAGAGATTGTCGAGATTGATACAACTGAAAATGGTTTTGTCTTGACTCCTGAGATGTTGGAAAAGGCCATTTTGGAGCAAGGGGACAAGCTCAAAGCAGTTATTCTCAACTATCCAGCCAATCCGACAGGTATTACCTATAGTCGGGAGCAGTTGGAAGCCTTGGCAGACGTTTTACGCAAGTATGAGATTTTTGTTGTCTGTGATGAGGTTTACTCAGAATTAACCTATACAGGGGAAAATCATGTATCATTGGGAACTATGCTGAGAGACCAGGCTATTATTATTAATGGCTTATCTAAATCGCATGCTATGACAGGTTGGCGTTTAGGCTTTATCTTTGCTCCTGCAGCTTTCACAGCTCAGTTAATCAAGAGTCACCAATATTTGGTTACTGCCGCAAATACCATGGCGCAACATGCTGCGGTGGAGGCCTTGACGGCTGGTAAAAACGACGCAGAGCCTATGAAGAAGGAATACATCCAGCGTCGAGATTATATCATCGAAAAGATGACTGCTCTTGGTTTTGAGATTACCAAACCAGATGGGGCCTTCTATATCTTTGCTAAGATTCCAGCGGGCTACAATCAAGATTCCTTTGCTTTTCTGAAGGATTTTGCTCAGAAGAAGGCCGTTGCCTTTATCCCTGGTGCCGCCTTTGGGCGTTACGGAGAAGGCTATGTGCGCCTGTCCTATGCAGCCAGCATGGAAACGATCAGAGAGGCCATGAAACGACTTGAGGAGTACATGAGAGAAGCATGATTCAGTCTATCACGAGTCAAGGCTTGGTGCTCTACAATCGTAACTTTCGTGAAGATGACAAGCTAGTCAAGATCTTTACCGAGCAGGCGGGCAAGCGCATGTTTTTCGTCAAACACGCTGGCCAGTCCAAACTAGCTCCGGTTATTCAGCCCTTGGTGTTGGCACGATTTCTCTTGCGAATCAATGATGATGGGCTTAGCTACATTGAGGACTATCACGAGGTGATGACCTTTCCCAAGATTAATAGTGATCTCTTTGTCATGGCCTATGCAACCTATGTGGCTGCCCTTGCAGATGCTAGTTTGCAGGATAATCAGCAGGATGCTCCCTTGTTTGCTTTCTTGAGGAAGACTCTGGAGTTGATGGAAGCAGGGATAGATTATCAGGTTTTAACCAATATTTTTGAAATTCAAATCTTGACTCGATTTGGAATCAGCCTTAATTTTAATGAGTGTGTCTTTTGCCATCGGGTCGGTCAGGCCTTTGACTTTTCTTTCAAATATGGAGCCTGCCTCTGCCCAGAGCATTATCATGAGGATGAGAGACGTTGTCATCTAAATCCCAATATCCCTTATCTGCTCAATCAATTTCAAGCCATTGATTTTGAAACCTTGGAGACCATTTCGCTTAAGGCCGAAATCAAGCAAGAGCTACGCAAGTTTATGGATCAACTCTACGAAGAGTACGTTGGGATTCACCTAAAATCAAAGAAATTTATCGATTCCCTAGCAGACTGGGGACAATTACTAAAAGAGGAAAACAAATGAAAAAAATCGCAGTAGATGCTATGGGGGGCGATTACGCACCTCAAGCCATCGTTGAGGGTGTCAATCAAGCCCTAGCTGACTTTTCAGATATTGAGATTCAACTCTACGGAGATGAAAGCAAGATCAAGCAATATCTAACAGCGACAGAGCGCGTCAGCATTATCCATACGGATGAGAAAATCAACTCAGACGATGAGCCGACAAAAGCTATCCGTAAGAAGAAAAATGCCAGCATGGTATTGGCAGCTAAGGCTGTTAAAGAGGGAGAAGCAGACGCTGTCCTCTCTGCTGGTAACACAGGTGCCTTGTTGGCTGCAGGATTCTTCATTGTGGGTCGTATCAAAAATATCGATCGTCCAGGACTCATGTCTACCTTGCCGACCATTGATGGAAAAGGGTTTGACATGCTAGACCTTGGAGCCAATGCGGAAAATACAGCCCAGCACCTCCATCAATACGCTGTCCTAGGTTCCTTCTATGCGAAAAATGTTCGTGGAATTTCGAAACCACGTGTTGGTTTGCTCAACAATGGAACAGAAAGCAGCAAGGGAGATCCGCTTCGTAAGGAAACATACGATTTGTTAGTAGCTGATGAAAGTTTGAACTTTGTCGGAAACGTGGAAGCGCGTGATCTGATGAATGGCGTTGCGGATGTTGTCGTAACAGATGGTTTCACGGGAAACGCTGTTCTCAAATCCATTGAAGGGACAGCCATGGGAATTATGGGCTTGCTCAAGACAGCTATTACAGGTGGTGGTCTTCGAGCGAAGCTAGGTGCTCTACTTCTCAAGGATAGTCTTAAGGGGTTGAAGACACAGCTCAACTATTCAGATGTTGGAGGAGCAGTCTTGTTTGGCGTCAAGGCGCCAGTTGTAAAAACTCATGGCTCAAGTGATGCCAATGCTGTGTACAGTACGATTCGTCAGATTCGTACCATGCTAGAAACAGACGTAGTTGCTCAAACTGCGCGTGAATTTTCAGGAGAATAAAAAAGATGACAGAAAAAGAAATTTTTGACCGTATTGTAACCATTATCCAAGAGCGACAGGGAGAAGACTTTGCCGTAACAGAGGCCTTGAGTTTGAAAGACGATCTAGATGCGGACTCAGTGGATTTGATGGAGTTTGTCTTGACACTAGAAGATGAATTTGGTATCGAAATCACTGATGAGGAAATCGATCAACTTCAAAGTGTAACAGATGTAATCGAAATCATTAAAGGTAAAATATAGCCGAAAGCAACATGCAAGTCATGTTGTTTTTTTATTTGCAGAAAAAAGAAAAACGTTAAAATTTTTAGTAGAAATTGCGAATAAAGAGACGAGAAAGAAAAAGGAGGAACGTTTATGTATGTTACCGGTTTTTATCCCTGGTTCATTAAGTGGTTTTTAAAATAAAAGTAAAATAGCTGTTCATTTTCGAATTGTTTTTCGAATAGATAGGTAAGAAGAAAAGGAAGGAGACTACGCGATGTATTTACCAATCTTATTGCCATGGTTTATCAAATGGTATTTAAAATAAATGAAATTTACCTGTTCATTTTAAATCACTTCTCGAATAGATAAGTGAGAAGAAAAGGAAGGAGATAAGGAAATGATTTCAGTAATTTACCCATTCTGGTTTTTAAAATGGTTTAAAGCCTAGAAACCGTAAACTAAAAATAAAGGAGAAAACAAATGACAAATTTTGACAACATGGAACAGAACTTTGTAACTCTTACAGAAGAAGAGTTGACGGATGTGAATGGGGGCTCGGTTACCGCTGTAGTTGTAGGAGGTGTCTTACTAATTGGTGGTATTGCTTGGGGCTATTTTATGTAATAAGGAGAGAAAAAATGAATTTAAATAAATGGACAGAATTGACAGAAGAAGAATTGATGAATACAGAAGGTGGATTAATTACCATAGCCACGATTGCTGGAGGAGTAGCAATTTTCCTTGGTGGTCGATTAATTGGTCAAGATTTAAAACGTAAATTTGGATAAAAGTAGACTTGTATGAAAAATCTAAAAAATGTAATGGGAGCAGTTCTAATTATTTTTGGAGTGCTTTGCATATTGGGAGATTTAAATGTAATCACCTTTAATGTTGAAAAATATTTCCAAACAGAATTAGTTGTTCCGATCCTTATTTTGATGATGAGTTACTTGGATTTAGCTAAAGACAAGGTTTAAAGAGAACTATTTTTAGTGTATGGCAACTGCTATTGAATAGTCATCTTTTAGTTATTATCAATGAAATAAGAACTAATTTAGGAATAGTAGGGATTTTGGTTGGAGTAGCTATTGGATTAGCCAGTATTATTTAAAAAGGAGAGAGAAAAATGAAAGAAATGGATAAAAAATTTGATATCATGACAGAAGAAGATTTGGCTCTTACTGAAGGAGGCTTCATTGTCACTACTTCCACAGCAATAGCTTGGGGTGTATTAGGAGTAGCTGCTTATATGTATGGGCGTTATCTAGGAAGTAGACGTTAATCTAAATATAGAAGTAAATTAACTATGAATCGTAACCTAAATCTCAATACATTGTTACCTAAGCTAGCCACTATACTTCCTTTGTTAGGAATAGGTCTTAATCTTACGCTTCATCTAATTCGTACGGGTTCGCTAGTATCTTTTGATTGGCAATGGAGTTTAATAGGTTTGATTGCTGCAGGTTATTTTGGTATTTTTTGTAAGAATTTGAAGAAAAATAATCGAAACTATAAATGATGAATCTGAATGGAAAGGATTTTGTGCATGTAAATGGCGGAGTTTCCCGCCTTTCTTATCAGTTAAATAGGAGTCTGCTATGAAAAAAATCTTATTAGGATTTGCTGAGGGGTATTTTGTCGTATCGATTATTCTTTATATCGCAACGTATTTGATTATGAAAAATCCGATCAATACTCTGTTTTATCCAGAAACCTATCCAATTCTGCTTGGTCTGTTTTATGTAGGATACAAGTACAAAACAAAAGAAAGTACGATTGGAAATTGATGAACCATCAGATCGGAGTTTGAGATGAAAGTTGTTCAATTACTACAAAAAGCTTGGTCAGAGTTTATTGTATTGTTTAGCTCTATAGCTTATCTAATGATTAGAATTGTGGCTGATGTAAACAAAATAAATCTACCTACGTGGTTTGAATGTTTTGATATACCTACGATTTCATTATTTTTGATGACATTTATCTCACTTTATAGAAGTAAAGAGAATATCATTTCAGAATAGTTTATTTCTGGACGTTCATTTTTTAACGGTTACTTTAAACAGGCAGAACTTTTGTTCTGCTTTTTTACATTTAAATGATAGTTTATGCTTTTTAAAGTGCGTTTTAGGCGCGAAAATGGTTTATTTGGGAATATTCTCCTGTTTTTATCCTTATTTGGTTAAAATAATCTTACAAATTTTTAAAGAGATTGTTAGAAAAAGGAGAAGATATGAAATTTAGGAAAAGGCACTATCGTCCCCAGGTGGATCAGATGGATTGTGGCGTGGCTTCTTTGGCTATGGTCTTTGGTTACTACGGTAGTTATTACTCCTTGGCTCATCTACGAGAGTTAGCCAAGACGACCATGGATGGGACGACCGCTTTGGGACTTGTAAAGGTGGCAGAGGAGATTGGATTTGAGACGCGGGCTATCAAGGCGGATATGACGCTCTTTGATTTGCCAGATTTGACCTTTCCTTTTGTGGCTCATGTGCTCAAGGAAGGGAAGTTGCTCCACTACTATGTGGTGATAGGTCAGGATAAAAAGCATATTCATATCGCTGATCCGGATCCTGGTGTCAAGCTGACCAAGATTTCCCGTGAGCGATTTGCGCAAGAATGGACAGGAGTCAGTCTCTTTATGGCTCCGTCTCCAGACTATAAACCCCATAAGGAGAAAAAACAGGGGCTCCTATCCTTCTTGCCAATTTTGCTCAAACAGCGGGGCTTGATTACCAATATCGTCCTAGCGACACTCTTGGTGACCTTGATCAATATCGTGGGTTCCTACTATCTTCAGTCCATCATTGATAGTTACGTACCAGACCAGATGCGCTCGACACTGGGTATTATCTCTATTGGGCTGGTCATCGTCTATATCCTCCAGCAAATTTTGTCTTATGCCCAGGAATATCTCCTACTGATACTTGGGCAACGCTTATCGATTGACGTGATTTTGTCCTACATCAAGCATGTTTTTCACCTGCCAATGTCCTTTTTTGCGACACGCAGGACAGGAGAAAT comes from Streptococcus oralis and encodes:
- a CDS encoding class IIb bacteriocin, lactobin A/cerein 7B family, translated to MNLNKWTELTEEELMNTEGGLITIATIAGGVAIFLGGRLIGQDLKRKFG
- the recO gene encoding DNA repair protein RecO; this translates as MIQSITSQGLVLYNRNFREDDKLVKIFTEQAGKRMFFVKHAGQSKLAPVIQPLVLARFLLRINDDGLSYIEDYHEVMTFPKINSDLFVMAYATYVAALADASLQDNQQDAPLFAFLRKTLELMEAGIDYQVLTNIFEIQILTRFGISLNFNECVFCHRVGQAFDFSFKYGACLCPEHYHEDERRCHLNPNIPYLLNQFQAIDFETLETISLKAEIKQELRKFMDQLYEEYVGIHLKSKKFIDSLADWGQLLKEENK
- a CDS encoding pyridoxal phosphate-dependent aminotransferase yields the protein MDLTKRFNKQLDKIQVSLIRQFDQAISEIPGVLRLTLGEPDFTTPDHIKEAAKRAIDQNQSYYTGMSGLLTLRQAASDFVKEKYQLDYNPENEILVTIGATEALSATLTAILEEGDKVLLPAPAYPGYEPIVNLVGAEIVEIDTTENGFVLTPEMLEKAILEQGDKLKAVILNYPANPTGITYSREQLEALADVLRKYEIFVVCDEVYSELTYTGENHVSLGTMLRDQAIIINGLSKSHAMTGWRLGFIFAPAAFTAQLIKSHQYLVTAANTMAQHAAVEALTAGKNDAEPMKKEYIQRRDYIIEKMTALGFEITKPDGAFYIFAKIPAGYNQDSFAFLKDFAQKKAVAFIPGAAFGRYGEGYVRLSYAASMETIREAMKRLEEYMREA
- a CDS encoding class IIb bacteriocin, lactobin A/cerein 7B family: MTNFDNMEQNFVTLTEEELTDVNGGSVTAVVVGGVLLIGGIAWGYFM
- a CDS encoding acyl carrier protein, which gives rise to MTEKEIFDRIVTIIQERQGEDFAVTEALSLKDDLDADSVDLMEFVLTLEDEFGIEITDEEIDQLQSVTDVIEIIKGKI
- the plsX gene encoding phosphate acyltransferase PlsX codes for the protein MKKIAVDAMGGDYAPQAIVEGVNQALADFSDIEIQLYGDESKIKQYLTATERVSIIHTDEKINSDDEPTKAIRKKKNASMVLAAKAVKEGEADAVLSAGNTGALLAAGFFIVGRIKNIDRPGLMSTLPTIDGKGFDMLDLGANAENTAQHLHQYAVLGSFYAKNVRGISKPRVGLLNNGTESSKGDPLRKETYDLLVADESLNFVGNVEARDLMNGVADVVVTDGFTGNAVLKSIEGTAMGIMGLLKTAITGGGLRAKLGALLLKDSLKGLKTQLNYSDVGGAVLFGVKAPVVKTHGSSDANAVYSTIRQIRTMLETDVVAQTAREFSGE